The following proteins are co-located in the Hydrogenophaga sp. RAC07 genome:
- the pyp gene encoding photoactive yellow protein — MNTVSFGKTDVENVLSKMNDAQFNKLAFGAVELDAGGSIIKYNAVEGAITGRDPKAVIGKNFFTDVAPCTNRPEFKGVFDAGVRNKDLNTMFEYIFDNQMKPTKVKIHMKRAISGDTYWIFVKRV; from the coding sequence ATGAACACCGTCTCCTTCGGCAAGACCGATGTCGAGAACGTTCTTTCCAAAATGAACGACGCGCAGTTCAACAAGCTGGCATTTGGCGCTGTAGAGCTCGACGCCGGGGGCAGCATCATCAAGTACAACGCGGTCGAAGGCGCCATAACGGGCCGAGACCCAAAGGCTGTGATCGGCAAGAATTTTTTCACTGACGTGGCCCCTTGCACTAATCGGCCTGAGTTCAAGGGCGTCTTCGACGCTGGTGTTCGCAACAAGGACCTGAATACGATGTTCGAGTACATCTTCGACAACCAGATGAAGCCTACAAAGGTCAAGATTCACATGAAACGAGCGATCTCCGGCGACACCTACTGGATCTTCGTCAAGCGAGTCTGA